The nucleotide window GGAGGGGCAGTTCGTGCTGGCCTTCGATCTGGAGGAACGGCTGACGGCCTTTACCGAGGCGCCGGCCCCCTATGCGGCGTTGCCGGGCCGGGTGGTGGTGCGGATGCTGGCGGGGCAGGGGATCGGCCTCGGGCTGAACCTTGGCGTCGCCCCGTCCGAGATGCTGCTGCCGGCCGAGGCGCTGGTCTGGCTGGCGGAAACGCTCGATGCCGGGCCGCAGGCGGTCGAGGCGGTGCCCGAGCGGTTCCACCCCCCCGCGCAGCTGCCGCAGGCGCTGCTGACGGCGCTGGACATGAAGCTGGCGCTGGCGGCGGGGCTGGCGGTGCAGGCGCTGCTGGCCGGGGTCAGCTATGCGGATGGCCGGCGCGGGCACATGCTGGCCTTTGTCGGCGCCCGGCCCGCGGCGGAAGCGGCGCTGGCCCATGCGGTGGCCGAGGCGCTGACCTTCTCGGGCGTGGAGGCGGGCGAGATCGACGTGGCCTTCCTGGACCCCGCCACCCCCGCCGCACAGGCAATGGCCGCGGTGGCGCTGCGCTTCGAGCTGCCGCAGCCGGCGGCGGAGACGGAACAACAGGTTGTCTCGCCGGCAGCCCCGGGGATGGACCCTGCCAGGCCCCCGATCCTGCGCTGATCGCGTCGAGGGCCACCGCCCGGTGACCGGGCCGGCGCACTGGCCGCTGTCGCCGCTGCTTCCCCTTTGCCTTGTTTCAAATATCCTCGGGGGGCGCGGGGGGCAGAAGGCCCCCCGCTTCTTCACGTCAGGGCGGGGCAGAAGGCCCCCCGCTCTTCTGGCGCTATGCCCTCAATACCCCCGCCCGCGATCCACCAGATAGAGCAGCGGCTCCCCGGCCTCGGCGCGGCGGATGTTCTCGGCCACCACCACGGCGGCGGTCTCGGGATAGGTCTCGGCGGCGATGTGGGGCGTGACCGTCACCCCGGGATGTGCCCAGAACGGGTGATCCGCCGGCAGCGGCTCCACCCGGAACACGTCCAGCGTGGCGTTGGAGAGGTGGCCGCTGTCCAGCGCCGCCAGCAGCGCGGTATCGTCGATCAGCGGGCCGCGGCCGGGGTTGATGACCACCGCCCCCGCCGGCATCAGCGCGATGCGATCCGCGTTCAGCAGGTTCCCGGTCTCGGCGGTGAAGGGCATCAGCAGCACCAGGATCTCGGCCTCGGCCAGGGCCTGGCTCAGCCCCGCCTCGCCCGACAGGCAGCGGATGCCGGGCAGCGACTTGGGCGTGCGGCTCCAGCCCGTCACGCGGAAGTTCAGCGCGGCGAGCATCTTCGCGCAGGCGCTGCCAAGCTCCCCCAGCCCCAGCACCGTCACCCGGCGCGCGCGGCGGGGCCGGGCGCGGTTTCGGGGCGCCAGGCGTGGTCGGTGTTCAGGATATGCCGGTCGATGCCCAGGTGATGCCGCAGCACATGGCCGGTGACATATTCCACCATGCTCTCGGTCATTGCCGGGTCGACCATCCGGCACAGCGGCTGGGTCAGGCTTTCATTGCCGACCAGCCTTTCCACCCCGGCCCAGAGGTTCAGCACCGCCTTCACCCCCGTGAAGGGCGCGAAATCGCTCACATCGCCGCCATTGGCCACGATCAGGTACTCCACCGCCGCCGGATCGGCGGGCGGCGCCGCACTGACATCAGCCTCCAGCCCGGCTGCGGCCAGCGCCTGTGCCAGCGGCGCCTGATAGCGCGGCCAGATCCCGGCCCCGGCCGCGAAATAGACAGTGATCGGCATATGGCTTACCTCGGTTTGTGGATATGGGCGCTCTGCACCAGCCCGAAGGCCACCATCAGCACCATCATCGCCGACCCGCCGTAGGAGACCAGCGGCAGCGGCACCCCCACCACCGGCACCAGACCCATCACCATCGACATGTTCACCGCGAAGAACAGGAAGAAGGTGCCGGCAATGCCGATGGTCAGCAGCGCGGAAAAGCGGTCCTTGTTGTTGATCGCCGATGCCAGGCAGAAGCCGATGATGAGCGCGTAGAGCATCAGCAGCGAGAAAGCCCCGACAAAGCCGAATTCCTCGGCCAGCGTGGTGAAGATGAAGTCGGTATGCTTTTCGGGCAGGAAGTTCAGCCGCGACTGGGTGCCCTGCATGAAGCCCTTGCCGGCCCAGCCGCCCGATCCAAGCGCGATCTTGGCCTGGCTGATGTGATAGCCCGCCCCCAGCGGGTCTGCCGACGGGTCGAGGAAGGTGTCGATCCGCCGGAACTGATAGTCGTGCAGCAACTGCCAGGGCGTCCCGCGCGAGGTGAGCACGACCGTCACCAGCCCGACACCGGCCGCGATCACCACGGCGAAGTAGATCCAGCTGACCCCCGCCGCGAACATCACGATGGCCCCGCCAAAGCTGACCTGGATGGCGGTGCCAAGGTCGGGCTGGGTCAGCACCAGGCCCACCGGCAGCAGGATCATCACCGCGGGCGCCAGCACCCAGAGCGGGCGCGAGACCTTCTTGACGTCGAGCCAGTCATAATAGGCGGCCAGCAGCATCACGATGGAGATCTTCATCAGCTCGGAGGGCTGCAGCATCATGAAGCCAAGGTTGATCCAGCGCTGCGCGCCCATGCCAACATGGCCGAAGAACTCCACCACCAGCAGCAGCGTCAACGAGATCAGATAGGCCAGCGCCGCCATGTTGCGCCAGAACCAGATCGGCACGAAGCCGACGATGAACATCAGCGCAAGGCCGACGCCAAAGCGCTTCATCTGCGGTTCGGCCCAACGGTCGAGATTGCCGCCCGCCACCGAATACAGCATCAGGAACCCGGCCGAGGCGACCGCGGTCAGCAGCAGCACCAGTGGCCAGTTGACATAGAGCACCTTGCGGATGCCGGTGGGCACGGTCTTGACGTTGTATTCCAGATAGCTCATCGATCCTAGGCCCGCGTCTGGCCCGAGGGGGTGTCGTCCGGCGCGATCAGCGGCATCAGGCTGCGCTGTTCCTCGATCTTATTGCGCTGGTTCTCGGGGTAGGCGGTCAGCGGCGGCAACCCGCCTGCCAGCGCCTGCAGCAGCATGTCGCGCGCGATCGGCCCGGCCACACCCGATCCGCCCGAGCCATGTTCCACCACCACGGAAACCGCGACCCGCGGCGCCTCGTAGGGGCCGAAGCTGACGAACAGCGCATGGTCGCGGCGGTTCCAGGGCAGCTGGTCGTTCGACACCACCCCCGCCGCGCGTTCGGCGGCGGTGATGTTGCGCACCTGGCTGGTGCCCGACTTGCCGGCCATGACCATCGCGTCATCGACCACCCGCACCCCGTAGGCCGTGCCGCCCCGGGCATTGACCACCGCATGCATCCCGCGCCGCACTACCCGAAGCTGCGCCTCGTCCAGCCCGAGCGACTCGCCGCCCAGGATCGGTTGCTCGACCCCGTCGATGGAGCGGACCAGCCGCGGGGTGACGGCTCGCCCGGTGGCCACTCGCGCTGTCATCACCGCTAGCTGCAGCGGCGAGGCCAGCACGAAGCCCTGCCCGATGCCGGAGTTGAAGGTGTCGCCCAGCTGCCAGTCGACGCCGCGGTTCGCCACCTTCCAGTCCTTGGTCGGCATCAGCCCCTCGGCCACCGCCGACATCGGCAGGTCATGGGCGATGCCCAGTCCCAGCCGGCGGCCCATTTCGCTGATCCTCTCGATCCCGACCCGCTGCGCGATCTCGTAGTAATACACGTCGCACGAATGCTGCAGGCTCTCGACCATGCCGACATTGCCGTGCCCGCCGCGCTTCCAGCAGTGGAAGCGGCGGTTGCCCAGTTCGGTGTAACCGCGGCAATAGACGGTTTCCTCGGGGCGCACCACGCCCGCCTCCAGCGCGGCCAGCGCCACCACCATCTTGAAGGTGGAGCCCGGCGGATAGGTGCCCTGCACCGCCTTGTTCGCCATCGGTCGATGGTCATGCTCCATCAGCGCGCGGTATTCCGGCCCGCTGATCCCGCGCACGAACATGTTGGGGTCATAGCTCGGTGAGGAGACGATGCCGAGGATATCCCCGGTTTCCACATCTATCGCCACCGCCGCCGCGCTTTCCTCGCCCAGCCGCGCCTGCATGTAGTTCTGCAGGCCCATGTCGCAGGTCAGCTGCACGCGCGCGCCCTGCTGGCCCTCGCGCCGGTCCAGTTCGCGCATCACCCGTCCCACCGCGTTGACCTCAATGCGCTTGGTACCGGCGCTGCCGCGGAGTTGGTCTTCCAGCTTCGCCTCCAGCCCCAACTTGCCGATCTGGAATTTCGGGATCTGCAGCAGAGGGTCGGGGTTTTCCATCCGCGACAGGTCATAGTCGCTGGCCGGGCCGACATAGCCGACCACATGGGTGAAATCGCCCTTGCGCGGATAGAAGCGCGACAGGCCCACCTCCGGCGTCACGCCGGGCAGGGCGGGGGCGTTCACCGCCACGCGGCTGAAATCTTCCCAGGCCAGGCGGTCGGCCACGGTGATCGGCACGAAGGCCGAGTGTTTCTTGGCCTCGGCCAGCGTGCGTTCGATATCCGCAGGCGTCAGTGGGATCAGCCGCGCCAGCCGGTGCAGCACCTCTTCCACGTCGCCCGCATCCTCACGGGTGATGACCACGCGGTAATTCTGCTCGTTCCCGGCCAGCAAGGCGCCGTTGCGGTCATGGATCAGCCCGCGCGCCGGGGGGATCAGGCGGATGTTGATGCGGTTTTCCTCGGCCAGCAGCCGGAAGTTGTCGGCCTGGTCCACCTGCATCTCGTGCATCCGCAGGCCCAGGACCGCGACCAGCGCCGCCTGCGCCGTCCCCAGCAGCAGCCCGCGGCGGGTGATCCGGCGG belongs to Frigidibacter mobilis and includes:
- a CDS encoding SseB family protein; amino-acid sequence: MTDTTVLDLAHAAMSAAPEEDAARLRFYERIADAELFVLLQEDPAGDRITPQVFALEEGQFVLAFDLEERLTAFTEAPAPYAALPGRVVVRMLAGQGIGLGLNLGVAPSEMLLPAEALVWLAETLDAGPQAVEAVPERFHPPAQLPQALLTALDMKLALAAGLAVQALLAGVSYADGRRGHMLAFVGARPAAEAALAHAVAEALTFSGVEAGEIDVAFLDPATPAAQAMAAVALRFELPQPAAETEQQVVSPAAPGMDPARPPILR
- the rodA gene encoding rod shape-determining protein RodA, with protein sequence MSYLEYNVKTVPTGIRKVLYVNWPLVLLLTAVASAGFLMLYSVAGGNLDRWAEPQMKRFGVGLALMFIVGFVPIWFWRNMAALAYLISLTLLLVVEFFGHVGMGAQRWINLGFMMLQPSELMKISIVMLLAAYYDWLDVKKVSRPLWVLAPAVMILLPVGLVLTQPDLGTAIQVSFGGAIVMFAAGVSWIYFAVVIAAGVGLVTVVLTSRGTPWQLLHDYQFRRIDTFLDPSADPLGAGYHISQAKIALGSGGWAGKGFMQGTQSRLNFLPEKHTDFIFTTLAEEFGFVGAFSLLMLYALIIGFCLASAINNKDRFSALLTIGIAGTFFLFFAVNMSMVMGLVPVVGVPLPLVSYGGSAMMVLMVAFGLVQSAHIHKPR
- the mrdA gene encoding penicillin-binding protein 2 → MRRSPKDTAESARRITRRGLLLGTAQAALVAVLGLRMHEMQVDQADNFRLLAEENRINIRLIPPARGLIHDRNGALLAGNEQNYRVVITREDAGDVEEVLHRLARLIPLTPADIERTLAEAKKHSAFVPITVADRLAWEDFSRVAVNAPALPGVTPEVGLSRFYPRKGDFTHVVGYVGPASDYDLSRMENPDPLLQIPKFQIGKLGLEAKLEDQLRGSAGTKRIEVNAVGRVMRELDRREGQQGARVQLTCDMGLQNYMQARLGEESAAAVAIDVETGDILGIVSSPSYDPNMFVRGISGPEYRALMEHDHRPMANKAVQGTYPPGSTFKMVVALAALEAGVVRPEETVYCRGYTELGNRRFHCWKRGGHGNVGMVESLQHSCDVYYYEIAQRVGIERISEMGRRLGLGIAHDLPMSAVAEGLMPTKDWKVANRGVDWQLGDTFNSGIGQGFVLASPLQLAVMTARVATGRAVTPRLVRSIDGVEQPILGGESLGLDEAQLRVVRRGMHAVVNARGGTAYGVRVVDDAMVMAGKSGTSQVRNITAAERAAGVVSNDQLPWNRRDHALFVSFGPYEAPRVAVSVVVEHGSGGSGVAGPIARDMLLQALAGGLPPLTAYPENQRNKIEEQRSLMPLIAPDDTPSGQTRA